In Maridesulfovibrio sp., a single genomic region encodes these proteins:
- the rpsJ gene encoding 30S ribosomal protein S10 produces the protein MVSMTSDRIRIKLKAYDYRILDKAVTEIVDTARNTGAAIAGPIPLPTQVQRTTIQRSVHVDKKSREQFEMRIHKRLLDILEPTQQTVDALGKLSLPAGVDVEIKL, from the coding sequence ATGGTTTCTATGACAAGTGATCGTATCAGGATCAAGCTCAAGGCTTACGATTACCGTATCCTTGATAAAGCTGTGACCGAGATTGTGGATACTGCCCGCAATACCGGCGCCGCTATCGCTGGTCCCATCCCGCTGCCCACTCAGGTTCAGCGTACCACCATTCAGCGGTCGGTACACGTTGACAAGAAGTCCCGCGAGCAGTTCGAGATGAGAATCCACAAGCGTCTGCTTGATATTCTTGAACCTACCCAGCAGACCGTCGACGCTCTTGGCAAGCTCAGCCTGCCCGCTGGTGTTGACGTTGAAATCAAGCTCTAG
- the rplC gene encoding 50S ribosomal protein L3, with translation MAKTIGLLGKKLGMTRVFADDGSIVPVTVLEVGPCPVMQVKTEDKEGYNAIQLGYDVLPERKMNKPAKGHQEKAGKGYFRHLREFPLESVAEYELGQEISVDIFTAGEKVKVTGTSKGKGFQGVMKRWNFKGLRATHGAEKVHRSPGSIGHATFPGKVFKGKKMPGQMGNERVTVSNIEIVDVRAEENVLVVKGQVPGPKNGLVMIRKTR, from the coding sequence ATGGCAAAAACTATCGGTTTACTCGGTAAAAAACTGGGCATGACCCGTGTCTTCGCTGACGACGGTTCTATCGTGCCTGTTACTGTTCTTGAAGTCGGCCCCTGTCCTGTTATGCAGGTAAAGACCGAAGATAAGGAAGGCTACAATGCCATCCAGCTCGGCTATGACGTTCTTCCCGAGCGCAAGATGAACAAACCCGCAAAAGGCCATCAGGAAAAAGCCGGTAAAGGTTATTTCCGTCACCTGCGCGAGTTTCCTCTTGAGTCCGTAGCCGAATATGAACTGGGCCAGGAAATCTCCGTGGATATCTTTACCGCAGGTGAAAAGGTCAAAGTGACCGGCACCTCCAAGGGTAAAGGTTTTCAGGGTGTTATGAAGCGTTGGAACTTCAAGGGTCTCCGCGCTACTCACGGTGCTGAAAAGGTACACCGTTCCCCTGGTTCCATCGGCCACGCTACTTTCCCTGGCAAAGTCTTTAAGGGTAAGAAAATGCCCGGTCAGATGGGTAACGAGCGCGTTACTGTTTCCAACATTGAAATCGTAGACGTTCGCGCCGAGGAAAATGTTCTGGTTGTCAAGGGACAGGTTCCCGGACCCAAGAACGGCCTGGTGATGATCCGCAAGACCCGCTAG